In Mytilus trossulus isolate FHL-02 chromosome 14, PNRI_Mtr1.1.1.hap1, whole genome shotgun sequence, a genomic segment contains:
- the LOC134696213 gene encoding magnesium transporter NIPA2-like isoform X3, with protein MNNLIIKKWPDVSSDREVLSIRRKHVSLKGNTCVLNRNIYIYTGTQIKLDKMGRDNISSSRDPDKLTPEDITSFWIGFGLAFSSTIFIGTSFIFKKLGLRKLASQGTRADQGGYGYLKEWLWWAGMSLMILGEFANFAAYAFAPATLVTPLGALSVIVSSVLSSIFLREKLNILGKMGCALCVIGSTVMVLHSPQEQEVASMDILKEKVQEPGFVIYAFLMVGTAIFFMIFVAPKYGNRTVLVYITICSTLGSFTVMGCKGVGVAIHQTLHGQNQFTNWLTYLFLSAVIICILVQMNFLNRALDIYNTAVVTPIYYVFFTTCVIVASLVLYKEFFSMSTKDIFGFICGFLIICMGIFQLNAFRDVNISLKNLPNAHRDELQKVSLNGGSMNQENTDEQRLLENDSISAKDYHDEDDSHPI; from the exons atgaataatttgataataaagAAATGGCCTGATGTGTCGTCAGATAGAGAGGTGTTATCAATAAGGAGGAAGCATGTTTCCTTGAAAGGAAATACTTgtgttttaaatagaaatatatatatatatactggtaCACAAATAAAG ttggaCAAAATGGGACGTGACAACATCTCCTCCAGCAGGGATCCAGATAAATTAACACCAGAAGACATCACTAGTTTCTGGATTGGCTTTGGACTGGCCTTCAGTTCTACTATTTTTATAGGAACCAGTTTCATCTTTAAGAAACTGGGATTACGTAAACTTGCTAGTCAGGGAACCAGGGCAG ATCAAGGAGGTTATGGCTACCTGAAGGAATGGTTATGGTGGGCTGGAATGTCACTCA TGATATTGGGTGAGTTTGCCAACTTTGCTGCCTATGCCTTTGCTCCTGCTACATTAGTCACACCACTAGGTGCTCTCAGTGTTATTGTCAG TTCTGTTTTATCTTCAATATTCCTGAGagaaaaattaaacatactAGGTAAAATGGGCTGTGCACTGTGTGTGATCGGGTCTACAGTCATGGTTTTACATTCACCACAAGAACAGGAAGTGGCCAGTATGGACATTCTAAAAGAAAAAGTACAGGAACCAG ggtTTGTAATATATGCTTTCCTGATGGTAGGAACTGCCATATTCTTTATGATATTTGTAGCACCAAAGTATGGTAATCGAACAGTTCTAGTTTATATAACAATATGTTCTACTCTGGGATCATTCACTGTGATGGGATGCAAAGGAGTGGGCGTCGCCATTCATCAAACTCTTCACGGACAAAATCAGTTTACAAACTGGTTGACTTACCTCTTTCTATCAGCtgttataatttgtatattagtGCAGATGAACTTTTTGAACCGTGCACTGGATATTTATAACACTGCGGTAGTGACACCTATATATTACGTCTTTTTCACAACGTGTGTTATAGTGGCATCATTAGTTTTATATAAAGAATTTTTCTCAATGTCGACCAAAGATATATTTGGATTTATATGTGGGTTCTTGATAATATGTATGggtatttttcaattaaatgctTTTAGAGACGTAAACATCTCTCTTAAAAACTTGCCGAATGCGCACAGAGACGAATTACAGAAAGTCAGTTTGAATGGAGGATCAATGAACCAGGAAAACACTGACGAACAAAGATTATTAGAAAATGACTCAATTAGTGCCAAAGATTATCATGATGAGGATGATTCTCATCCAATTTGA
- the LOC134696213 gene encoding magnesium transporter NIPA2-like isoform X1, with the protein MFTFDKWSLWCDNRLDYQKNSNILYGVIACTAVICVGLWWITMNSTSTDVTGSTPQTLLDKMGRDNISSSRDPDKLTPEDITSFWIGFGLAFSSTIFIGTSFIFKKLGLRKLASQGTRADQGGYGYLKEWLWWAGMSLMILGEFANFAAYAFAPATLVTPLGALSVIVSSVLSSIFLREKLNILGKMGCALCVIGSTVMVLHSPQEQEVASMDILKEKVQEPGFVIYAFLMVGTAIFFMIFVAPKYGNRTVLVYITICSTLGSFTVMGCKGVGVAIHQTLHGQNQFTNWLTYLFLSAVIICILVQMNFLNRALDIYNTAVVTPIYYVFFTTCVIVASLVLYKEFFSMSTKDIFGFICGFLIICMGIFQLNAFRDVNISLKNLPNAHRDELQKVSLNGGSMNQENTDEQRLLENDSISAKDYHDEDDSHPI; encoded by the exons aTGTTCACTTTTGATAAATGGTCATTATGGTGTGATAACAGGTTAGACTATCAG AAAAACAGCAACATCCTCTATGGGGTAATAGCTTGTACTGCGGTTATATGtgttggtctctggtggattaCAATGAATTCCACATCCACAGATGTAACAGGATCCACACCTCAAACACTG ttggaCAAAATGGGACGTGACAACATCTCCTCCAGCAGGGATCCAGATAAATTAACACCAGAAGACATCACTAGTTTCTGGATTGGCTTTGGACTGGCCTTCAGTTCTACTATTTTTATAGGAACCAGTTTCATCTTTAAGAAACTGGGATTACGTAAACTTGCTAGTCAGGGAACCAGGGCAG ATCAAGGAGGTTATGGCTACCTGAAGGAATGGTTATGGTGGGCTGGAATGTCACTCA TGATATTGGGTGAGTTTGCCAACTTTGCTGCCTATGCCTTTGCTCCTGCTACATTAGTCACACCACTAGGTGCTCTCAGTGTTATTGTCAG TTCTGTTTTATCTTCAATATTCCTGAGagaaaaattaaacatactAGGTAAAATGGGCTGTGCACTGTGTGTGATCGGGTCTACAGTCATGGTTTTACATTCACCACAAGAACAGGAAGTGGCCAGTATGGACATTCTAAAAGAAAAAGTACAGGAACCAG ggtTTGTAATATATGCTTTCCTGATGGTAGGAACTGCCATATTCTTTATGATATTTGTAGCACCAAAGTATGGTAATCGAACAGTTCTAGTTTATATAACAATATGTTCTACTCTGGGATCATTCACTGTGATGGGATGCAAAGGAGTGGGCGTCGCCATTCATCAAACTCTTCACGGACAAAATCAGTTTACAAACTGGTTGACTTACCTCTTTCTATCAGCtgttataatttgtatattagtGCAGATGAACTTTTTGAACCGTGCACTGGATATTTATAACACTGCGGTAGTGACACCTATATATTACGTCTTTTTCACAACGTGTGTTATAGTGGCATCATTAGTTTTATATAAAGAATTTTTCTCAATGTCGACCAAAGATATATTTGGATTTATATGTGGGTTCTTGATAATATGTATGggtatttttcaattaaatgctTTTAGAGACGTAAACATCTCTCTTAAAAACTTGCCGAATGCGCACAGAGACGAATTACAGAAAGTCAGTTTGAATGGAGGATCAATGAACCAGGAAAACACTGACGAACAAAGATTATTAGAAAATGACTCAATTAGTGCCAAAGATTATCATGATGAGGATGATTCTCATCCAATTTGA
- the LOC134696213 gene encoding magnesium transporter NIPA2-like isoform X2, with amino-acid sequence MTVAECLTMKNSNILYGVIACTAVICVGLWWITMNSTSTDVTGSTPQTLLDKMGRDNISSSRDPDKLTPEDITSFWIGFGLAFSSTIFIGTSFIFKKLGLRKLASQGTRADQGGYGYLKEWLWWAGMSLMILGEFANFAAYAFAPATLVTPLGALSVIVSSVLSSIFLREKLNILGKMGCALCVIGSTVMVLHSPQEQEVASMDILKEKVQEPGFVIYAFLMVGTAIFFMIFVAPKYGNRTVLVYITICSTLGSFTVMGCKGVGVAIHQTLHGQNQFTNWLTYLFLSAVIICILVQMNFLNRALDIYNTAVVTPIYYVFFTTCVIVASLVLYKEFFSMSTKDIFGFICGFLIICMGIFQLNAFRDVNISLKNLPNAHRDELQKVSLNGGSMNQENTDEQRLLENDSISAKDYHDEDDSHPI; translated from the exons AAAAACAGCAACATCCTCTATGGGGTAATAGCTTGTACTGCGGTTATATGtgttggtctctggtggattaCAATGAATTCCACATCCACAGATGTAACAGGATCCACACCTCAAACACTG ttggaCAAAATGGGACGTGACAACATCTCCTCCAGCAGGGATCCAGATAAATTAACACCAGAAGACATCACTAGTTTCTGGATTGGCTTTGGACTGGCCTTCAGTTCTACTATTTTTATAGGAACCAGTTTCATCTTTAAGAAACTGGGATTACGTAAACTTGCTAGTCAGGGAACCAGGGCAG ATCAAGGAGGTTATGGCTACCTGAAGGAATGGTTATGGTGGGCTGGAATGTCACTCA TGATATTGGGTGAGTTTGCCAACTTTGCTGCCTATGCCTTTGCTCCTGCTACATTAGTCACACCACTAGGTGCTCTCAGTGTTATTGTCAG TTCTGTTTTATCTTCAATATTCCTGAGagaaaaattaaacatactAGGTAAAATGGGCTGTGCACTGTGTGTGATCGGGTCTACAGTCATGGTTTTACATTCACCACAAGAACAGGAAGTGGCCAGTATGGACATTCTAAAAGAAAAAGTACAGGAACCAG ggtTTGTAATATATGCTTTCCTGATGGTAGGAACTGCCATATTCTTTATGATATTTGTAGCACCAAAGTATGGTAATCGAACAGTTCTAGTTTATATAACAATATGTTCTACTCTGGGATCATTCACTGTGATGGGATGCAAAGGAGTGGGCGTCGCCATTCATCAAACTCTTCACGGACAAAATCAGTTTACAAACTGGTTGACTTACCTCTTTCTATCAGCtgttataatttgtatattagtGCAGATGAACTTTTTGAACCGTGCACTGGATATTTATAACACTGCGGTAGTGACACCTATATATTACGTCTTTTTCACAACGTGTGTTATAGTGGCATCATTAGTTTTATATAAAGAATTTTTCTCAATGTCGACCAAAGATATATTTGGATTTATATGTGGGTTCTTGATAATATGTATGggtatttttcaattaaatgctTTTAGAGACGTAAACATCTCTCTTAAAAACTTGCCGAATGCGCACAGAGACGAATTACAGAAAGTCAGTTTGAATGGAGGATCAATGAACCAGGAAAACACTGACGAACAAAGATTATTAGAAAATGACTCAATTAGTGCCAAAGATTATCATGATGAGGATGATTCTCATCCAATTTGA
- the LOC134696213 gene encoding magnesium transporter NIPA2-like isoform X4 — protein sequence MGRDNISSSRDPDKLTPEDITSFWIGFGLAFSSTIFIGTSFIFKKLGLRKLASQGTRADQGGYGYLKEWLWWAGMSLMILGEFANFAAYAFAPATLVTPLGALSVIVSSVLSSIFLREKLNILGKMGCALCVIGSTVMVLHSPQEQEVASMDILKEKVQEPGFVIYAFLMVGTAIFFMIFVAPKYGNRTVLVYITICSTLGSFTVMGCKGVGVAIHQTLHGQNQFTNWLTYLFLSAVIICILVQMNFLNRALDIYNTAVVTPIYYVFFTTCVIVASLVLYKEFFSMSTKDIFGFICGFLIICMGIFQLNAFRDVNISLKNLPNAHRDELQKVSLNGGSMNQENTDEQRLLENDSISAKDYHDEDDSHPI from the exons ATGGGACGTGACAACATCTCCTCCAGCAGGGATCCAGATAAATTAACACCAGAAGACATCACTAGTTTCTGGATTGGCTTTGGACTGGCCTTCAGTTCTACTATTTTTATAGGAACCAGTTTCATCTTTAAGAAACTGGGATTACGTAAACTTGCTAGTCAGGGAACCAGGGCAG ATCAAGGAGGTTATGGCTACCTGAAGGAATGGTTATGGTGGGCTGGAATGTCACTCA TGATATTGGGTGAGTTTGCCAACTTTGCTGCCTATGCCTTTGCTCCTGCTACATTAGTCACACCACTAGGTGCTCTCAGTGTTATTGTCAG TTCTGTTTTATCTTCAATATTCCTGAGagaaaaattaaacatactAGGTAAAATGGGCTGTGCACTGTGTGTGATCGGGTCTACAGTCATGGTTTTACATTCACCACAAGAACAGGAAGTGGCCAGTATGGACATTCTAAAAGAAAAAGTACAGGAACCAG ggtTTGTAATATATGCTTTCCTGATGGTAGGAACTGCCATATTCTTTATGATATTTGTAGCACCAAAGTATGGTAATCGAACAGTTCTAGTTTATATAACAATATGTTCTACTCTGGGATCATTCACTGTGATGGGATGCAAAGGAGTGGGCGTCGCCATTCATCAAACTCTTCACGGACAAAATCAGTTTACAAACTGGTTGACTTACCTCTTTCTATCAGCtgttataatttgtatattagtGCAGATGAACTTTTTGAACCGTGCACTGGATATTTATAACACTGCGGTAGTGACACCTATATATTACGTCTTTTTCACAACGTGTGTTATAGTGGCATCATTAGTTTTATATAAAGAATTTTTCTCAATGTCGACCAAAGATATATTTGGATTTATATGTGGGTTCTTGATAATATGTATGggtatttttcaattaaatgctTTTAGAGACGTAAACATCTCTCTTAAAAACTTGCCGAATGCGCACAGAGACGAATTACAGAAAGTCAGTTTGAATGGAGGATCAATGAACCAGGAAAACACTGACGAACAAAGATTATTAGAAAATGACTCAATTAGTGCCAAAGATTATCATGATGAGGATGATTCTCATCCAATTTGA